Sequence from the Sphingomonas suaedae genome:
AGCCAAAGAGAGTTTCGTCACGCTTGCGGAACGAGGTGCGGTTGCCATTCGCGTCATACCCATAGAGTTCGTAGTCGTCGGGATTGGTCGCTCCGATCGTGTCTTTGGACGGGAACGTCCACTTCACCTTGCGGTCATGACCATCATAGGCAAACTCAGCACGGTTGCCGTTGGCGTCGATCACCGCGCTATGCTGGCCGTTGAGCGTGTATTCGTAGCGGGCATAATCAATCTGCACGCTCGTCCCCACGCCCTGCTGGACCTTTATCAGCTGCCCGCCATCGTCGTAAAAGTTCTTCGTGATACGATCGGGACCAAAGCTGCCCTCAGTCCCGAGTGTACAGGCGCTTGAGGGCAGCGAACTATAAGCTGCCGGGTTCATGCGAACCGCGGTGCATTCGTGCCGACCAAAGAGGTCGTAGCTATACTGGGTCAGTGCATAGTGCGTGGTGCCTGACTTCTTGGTCTCGGTCAGCTTGCGATCCAGCAGGTCATAAGTCGTTTCAATGCTCTCACTGGCGGCAAAGGCCGCCCAATGCGTGTCCGACTGGCTCGCCACCGTGCCTTTCTCGACCTTGGTCAGCCGCCCGGCTGCGTCATATGTGTTGCGAACCGCCGGGTGCGGGTTACCCGAACCGCTCCCATCTGGATCTGGGCTGATCACGCCGATTACACGTCGCATCGCGTCGTAGCGCCAGCGCGTGGTGTCCGCCGTCCCCGCTGCAGGGCCGTCTTCGGTCAGCTTGTCCCCGTTCGCGTCGTAGGTCCAACTGGTAGTCGCAGTCACCAGCCCGTTAGTGGTTGCGTCCCACGCGGTCACCGACTGAGAGCTCGGCAGCAGATTGTTGGCGGTCCCAGAGGTGCCGTAGGTGAAGACCGTCTTGATCTCGTTGTTCGTGCCCACGCACGAGGCCGGATCCGCCGAAGTCGCCGCGCGGCACTCGGAAATCTGGGTCAATAGCCAAATCGGCGTCGATGCCTGAACGAGCGTACCGGAAGTATTTTTGTACCAAGCATAATATTGCGCATAGGTGTATCGCTTCTGAGGCCTTGCGGCTCCCGACTGTGGTGCGGGGAGCGTTTCGGTCAACACGCCGCCGTGGGTAATGTCATAGGTATAATTAGTGGTGTGCCCTCGAGCATCGGTAACTGTCACTGGCTTCGCGCATACGACCCAAGTCGTACAATTGTAGGTGAGCGAGATTGAATTGGGGTCATCGGAAGTGCCGATCGCCGCTGTCCACGTGCGCCCCGTCAAACGCCCGCCGTAGTACGTGAAGCTCTCGACCCGGCCATTGGGAAGGGTTCTCGCGATCAACCTTTGATATGGCATCACCGGGGCGCCAGAAAATTCATTAGTCGTCACCCTCCCAAGAGGGTCGGTGATCGTCTCTGGCGATGGCGGCACATACAAAGGACCGGCGCTGCCCGCCGGTCCTAGAACCTCTTGCCGATATGACCATCCGAGCGTCGTCGACGCGACGCCGTTTTCAATCCATCCAGTTCCTCGCGCGTACCCGCCGCCGAAGATCGCGGGATCAGAGGTCTGCGGATCGAGATTCGTGTAGCTGTAGGTGATGCTGCGTCCGTCCGCGAACACCTGTTGGGTGACAGCTTTTCCCTTCGCGGCTTCAAACGAGATTCCCTCGACGCTCGATATCGTATTCGTCACATATGGCGTTGCCGTCAGACCAGGCTTGTAGAATGCCTGCGCGGTTAGCGACGAGCCAGAATAGCTATTGGTGACAAAGCTGACCTGCACCGCTGAATCGGTTACGCTCGCTACGGTATCGTTCAAATAGGTATAGCCGACCGATTGCGCGCCTGAGGGGCAAGTGTCTGATGTGGGCGGTGTGGTGATCGCCAGATTAATCGCGCAAACCTTTTGAATTTTGTGCGCGTCCGAACCTCCGAAATATTGAAATATCAGTTGGTAGCCCGCATTGCTCGTCACTCGCTTGAGGCGTTTGCTGCTGCTTGGCCCTCCGGTGTCATATAAGAGGGAATATGTGACCCCGGTTGGATATACGACCGACGTCGCGAAGGCATTTCCACCGTCGCTAGTGGCCTCGAAGTTCGTTACCACCCCTTCGGTAGTGGTATGCTTAAAATAGTAATTCGACCCGCTGGCGAGCCTCTCCAGCTTGTCCTCGCCATTCGCACTCCGGCTGAAATCGGTGAACGATGAATAGTCGAGGGCAGCCCAAAAAGACTTTGCCATGGCTCCGCGATGCGCGGAAAAAGACATCGAGGTGATGTTAGGAAGCCCGTCGTCAGGATTTTTTACCCATTGGATCTTCCTCTCAAGATAAATGTACCAATTCGTGCGAAAGAGCATTGGGCCTCGGCTGATGCGATCGACCGCCAGTCCTCCATTGCCGTCCGGCCCGATCGCAAGATCGCGGGTGGTATCACGATATTGCCCGGACACCATATCGACGCCGCCTGGGCTGATGACTGCAGTGTCAGGAGGCACCGCGCTATTAGAGGCTTGAGACCAAGCTACACTTGGACACATCAACAGCACCGTCACAGCAAGGCGGGCGATCAGGTTGATCAAATTTCTTCCCCCAAAAAGCGCCGGCACTTCGACAGCGCCCGTCATTTCGACGGTCAAAGATTGCAGGTGATCGGGTTACCCGTAATCGTGACAGTTACAGTGCCACCGCTCGTCGCGCCGAGACTATCTTGCACGGTGTAGGAGACAGCTGTCGCGCCCGGCGTTGACGTGGCAGTCACTTCGATCGTCGTTGAATTGACAATCGTGACGTAGAGCGGACCGCTAACGCTAACCAAGCTCAACGGCGTGTTGTTGTCAGGGTCATAATCGTTAGCGAGCACGTTCTTCTGCGCTGTTCCATTGCAGAAGATGTTCATCGAGTCCGCCACAGCCACAGGTGGTTGGTTAGTTGGGGTGGGCGTGGGACTCGGTGTAGGTGTCGGGCTTGGCGTCGGCGTCGGCGTAGGTGTTGGCGTCGGATATGTGGAAGTCGTGCATGCCGCCGCACCGCCTACCGTCGTCACGTAACGCTCGCGATTGTTCGCTGCGTCGTAGCAAATCGCGGTGTTCGTACCGTTGTTGGCACCGCCCGATATGGAGGATGTCCGAAGACGGCCTAGCGCGTCATATCCATAGGTGATTGTCTCTGCGCCAGCCGCATAGGTTCCCAGCAGCGCGGCAACACCGCAGCCGCACAGCAATAAACGCCGTCGCATGATTTCCCCCCAACGATTCGCCACATTAGGGCATCTTTTTGCGGACGCATCAATGCACAGAATCCACTTTTATTCTGCGTGCATTCATCGAGTTGCTTTCGCGCTCTGCCATTATGACGCCTTGCGCAAATTCCGCGGCGGTCGTGTACTATGCGCGCGAATCGCAACGTACCGGGGGGCTGATGCGACGGATTTTTTCGACAGCGGCTGTGTTGAATGCCGCTCTGACTTCAACCGCGGCGCGAGCACAGGACACGTTGGCGGACCCCGCGGGGTCCGGCCCGCTGATAGGCGCGGTCAACTGGCTCCAGGGGACTCTGCTTGGCACCATCGCGACGGTCGTCGCCGTGATCGCGGTAGCGGTCGTGGGCCTCATGATGCTGACCGGCCGGATCAACTGGCGCTATGGCGCAACCGTCATCCTGGGCTGCTTCATCCTGTTCGGCGCGGCGAGCATCGTGGCGGGCATTCAGTCCAGCGCCTCGCTCGGCGGCTGAACGGTGGAGGGGCTTGAACGCGATACGGTATTCACGGCGCTGACGCGTCCGCAGATGTTCGCAGGGGTTACCTACACCTATTTTGTCGCCAATGCCGTAATCGCGACCGAGCTTTTCTTGATCTTTCGTTCCACCTGGGTCTTGGCCACCGCGCTCGTAATCCATCTCGCCG
This genomic interval carries:
- a CDS encoding RHS repeat-associated core domain-containing protein produces the protein MINLIARLAVTVLLMCPSVAWSQASNSAVPPDTAVISPGGVDMVSGQYRDTTRDLAIGPDGNGGLAVDRISRGPMLFRTNWYIYLERKIQWVKNPDDGLPNITSMSFSAHRGAMAKSFWAALDYSSFTDFSRSANGEDKLERLASGSNYYFKHTTTEGVVTNFEATSDGGNAFATSVVYPTGVTYSLLYDTGGPSSSKRLKRVTSNAGYQLIFQYFGGSDAHKIQKVCAINLAITTPPTSDTCPSGAQSVGYTYLNDTVASVTDSAVQVSFVTNSYSGSSLTAQAFYKPGLTATPYVTNTISSVEGISFEAAKGKAVTQQVFADGRSITYSYTNLDPQTSDPAIFGGGYARGTGWIENGVASTTLGWSYRQEVLGPAGSAGPLYVPPSPETITDPLGRVTTNEFSGAPVMPYQRLIARTLPNGRVESFTYYGGRLTGRTWTAAIGTSDDPNSISLTYNCTTWVVCAKPVTVTDARGHTTNYTYDITHGGVLTETLPAPQSGAARPQKRYTYAQYYAWYKNTSGTLVQASTPIWLLTQISECRAATSADPASCVGTNNEIKTVFTYGTSGTANNLLPSSQSVTAWDATTNGLVTATTSWTYDANGDKLTEDGPAAGTADTTRWRYDAMRRVIGVISPDPDGSGSGNPHPAVRNTYDAAGRLTKVEKGTVASQSDTHWAAFAASESIETTYDLLDRKLTETKKSGTTHYALTQYSYDLFGRHECTAVRMNPAAYSSLPSSACTLGTEGSFGPDRITKNFYDDGGQLIKVQQGVGTSVQIDYARYEYTLNGQHSAVIDANGNRAEFAYDGHDRKVKWTFPSKDTIGATNPDDYELYGYDANGNRTSFRKRDETLFGYTFDALNRVTEQTIDGSGTTTYSYNLQNLRLTAADTLGTTAFGYDGFGRLVSEQSLSSLRLLTYRYDIVGNRTRVTHPDGAYFTYSYDMLNRMVGISENGSTLVATLNYDSKGRQIGSTRAGVATTYDHDDVSRLIKIADNLWSTPNDVELSFSYTPAGQIATRDRNNDGYRFTDYANANALYTVNGLNQYETASTGSLCYDNNGNLTLDAYYAYKYDANNRLIERRAKVDATCPTVNYEGPVSASLAYDAMGRLYQTTDGGSGITRFVYSGDELVLEMNSSGTVTKRYVHGPGEDDPILFYDGSTVSSSTRRSLQVDHQGSIVSIADNSGVALIINAYDEYGTPKLTNGGRFQYTGQSWIPELGMYYYKARIYSPRLGRFLQTDPIGYKDNINLYSYVANNPINLIDPSGKTKIWFNSRTGYLRIDPETKGRNPYSIRATSGRSGPCMNNPGCERKPFEGPIPRGLYHIKSSEISNPSRVRDVVRNSNGDWGDWRVRLHRQAERSYPQSQIWPVTRDGFFLHGGSLEGSAGCIDIGGGLFGDSMTNMLLQDIQADPDGTVPVRVQEEDPDNKNYPMSRSDLLDRMTQGRGLKINIIE
- a CDS encoding Ig-like domain-containing protein, translating into MRRRLLLCGCGVAALLGTYAAGAETITYGYDALGRLRTSSISGGANNGTNTAICYDAANNRERYVTTVGGAAACTTSTYPTPTPTPTPTPSPTPTPSPTPTPTNQPPVAVADSMNIFCNGTAQKNVLANDYDPDNNTPLSLVSVSGPLYVTIVNSTTIEVTATSTPGATAVSYTVQDSLGATSGGTVTVTITGNPITCNL
- a CDS encoding TrbC/VirB2 family protein, giving the protein MRRIFSTAAVLNAALTSTAARAQDTLADPAGSGPLIGAVNWLQGTLLGTIATVVAVIAVAVVGLMMLTGRINWRYGATVILGCFILFGAASIVAGIQSSASLGG
- a CDS encoding type IV secretion system protein VirB3, with translation MEGLERDTVFTALTRPQMFAGVTYTYFVANAVIATELFLIFRSTWVLATALVIHLAGVLLCLREPRFFDLWLTKVGRCPRVRNHAIWQCNSYRP